Proteins co-encoded in one Neosynechococcus sphagnicola sy1 genomic window:
- the tmk gene encoding dTMP kinase, with product MAGHFIVFEGGEGCGKTTQLRQIQQWLQQHPGLPPSADGGSRAIVATREPGGTHLGAGLRQLLLAANSQEPMVDRAELLLYMADRAQHVEGCLQPWLAKGAIILCDRYTDSTVAYQGYGRGFSLDLIQQLNQIATAGLESHLTLWLDVEVEVGLARIQQRGAADRMEQATLNFHQRVRQGFQELAAAHPQRIVRIDASASITAVTQQIQGILTPYLHQWYGTGSASYP from the coding sequence ATGGCGGGACATTTCATTGTCTTTGAAGGTGGGGAAGGGTGCGGTAAAACGACCCAACTGCGCCAGATACAACAATGGTTGCAGCAGCATCCTGGGTTGCCGCCCTCCGCCGATGGGGGATCACGGGCAATTGTCGCCACGCGAGAACCTGGGGGCACCCATCTGGGAGCGGGGTTACGTCAATTATTGTTGGCGGCTAACTCCCAGGAACCGATGGTGGATCGAGCCGAACTATTGCTCTATATGGCAGACCGGGCTCAGCATGTGGAGGGCTGTCTCCAGCCCTGGTTAGCCAAGGGAGCGATTATTCTCTGCGATCGCTACACGGATTCGACGGTGGCTTATCAGGGCTATGGGCGGGGCTTTAGCCTGGATTTAATTCAGCAGTTGAATCAGATAGCAACCGCAGGTCTGGAGAGCCACCTGACTCTGTGGTTAGATGTGGAAGTCGAGGTGGGGCTGGCGCGGATACAGCAACGGGGAGCCGCCGATCGCATGGAACAGGCAACCTTAAATTTTCATCAACGGGTACGGCAGGGGTTTCAGGAATTAGCCGCCGCCCATCCCCAACGCATTGTCCGCATTGATGCCAGTGCCTCCATAACTGCGGTGACCCAGCAGATCCAGGGCATTCTCACGCCCTATCTGCACCAGTGGTATGGGACAGGCTCAGCATCCTATCCTTAG